The Arachis hypogaea cultivar Tifrunner chromosome 19, arahy.Tifrunner.gnm2.J5K5, whole genome shotgun sequence genome has a window encoding:
- the LOC112778967 gene encoding uncharacterized protein — translation MYPEPPIRIREPKRKQGSAKKTARSHNLHPTSDKKYRRGKLKRQQRKTIEKATTRNYGGNPFSPFDPRGPATKHFDKPTDMRYDGTQDPQEHLTAFEARMNLEGVGDEVRCRAFPVTLAGPAIHCFNALPQGSVTTFADITRAFLAQFTTYIAKAKHPINLLGVMQRSGEPTRKYLDRFNDECLEIDGLNDLVASLCLTNGLQNENFRKHLTTKPMWTMQEIQNVAREYINDEEVSQVMAANKRQPAYNSGRHPGNGERAKEHSKDGGLAKALKPFPRVGKFKNYTTLTVPIVEVYQQIADKGILSKPRQLKDRTGGNKNLYCDYHKGFSHKTQDYFDLKDALEQAIREGKLAEFSHLIRERRRRDRDRSSDDRSRAVKPRQDPEENNERGLTIVNVVVGRDVAPRSKSTCRKDAKVMAVSSSSPTPSSRRVPLILFGPEDQWFDDLPESPPMVITARVGTGLVRRIFVDTGANSNIMFRNVFDALGL, via the coding sequence ATGTACCCCGAACCTCCTATCAGAATCAGAGAGCCAAAGAGAAAGCAGGGAAGTGCCAAGAAGACGGCGAGATCCCATAATTTACACCCGACCTCCGACAAGAAATACCGTAGAGGAAAATTGAAAAGACAGCAGAGAAAGACCATAGAGAAGGCGACAACCCGTAATTATGGGGGCAACCCCTTTTCACCATTCGATCCTCGAGGTCCGGCTACGAAGCACTTTGataagccaacggacatgaggtatgatGGGACCCAAGACCCCCAAGAacatctaacggccttcgaggccaggatgaattTGGAAGGGGTGGGTGATGAAGTGAGGTGCCGCGCCTTCCCTGTGACCCTAGCGGGGCCGGCAATCCACTGTTTCAACGCTCTCCCCCAAGGCTCGGTGACAACCTTTGCGGACATAACCCGCGCCTTCCTGGCCCAGTTTACCACGTATATCGCTAAAGCTAAGCACCCCATCAACTTGCTAGGAGTGATGCAGAGGAGTGGGGAACCGACCAGGAAGTACCTGGACAGGTTCAATGATGAATGCTTGGAAATTGACGGCCTAAACGACTTGGTGGCCAGTTTATGCTTGACGAACGGGCTACAGAACGAGAATTTCAGGAAGCACCTCACCACCAAGCCCATGTGGACGATGCAAGAAATCCAAAATGTGGCTAGGGAGTATATCAATGATGAAGAGGTTAGCCAAGTCATGGCAGCCAACAAGCGGCAGCCCGCCTACAACTCTGGTCGTCATCCCGGTAACGGGGAAAGGGCTAAGGAGCACTCCAAGGACGGAGGGCTAGCTAAAGCTTTAAAGCCATTCCCTCGGGTAGGGAAGTTTAAAAACTACACTACCTTGACAGTCCCGATCGTCGAGGTTTACCAGCAAATAGCCGACAAGGGCATCCTATCGAAGCCCAGACAACTCAAGGATAGAACTGGGGGGAACAAAAACCTCTATTGCGACTACCACAAGGGGTTCAGCCACAAGACCCAAGATTATTTCGATTTGAAGGATGCTCTGGAGCAGGCGATTCGGGAAGGTAAGCTGGCAGAGTTCTCTCACCTCATAAGAGAACGCAGGAGGAGGGATCGCGACCGATCTAGCGATGACAGGAGTCGCGCCGTGAAGCCAAGGCAAGACCCCGAGGAGAACAATGAGCGCGGCCTCACCATTGTGAATGTTGTAGTCGGAAGAGATGTTGCTCCGAGGTCGAAGTCGACATGCAGGAAGGATGCCAAAGTCATGGCTGTGTCATCGTCTAGTCCTACGCCCTCCTCCAGGAGAGTCCCGTTAATATTGTTTGGACCAGAGGACCAGTGGTTTGACGACTTACCGGAGAGCCCTCCTATGGTGATTACAGCAAGGGTGGGAACTGGTCTGGTCAGGCGAATCTTCGTAGACACCGGAGCCAACTCGAACATCATGTTTCGTAACGTCTTTGACGCTCTGGGCCTCTGA
- the LOC112777417 gene encoding galactose-binding lectin precursor has product MKPFCVFLTFFLLLAASSKKVDSAETVSFNFNSFSEGNPAINFQGDVTVLSNGNIQLTNLNKVNSVGRVLYAMPVRIWSSATGNVASFLTSFSFEMKDIKDYDPADGIIFFIAPEDTQIPAGSIGGGTLGVSDTKGAGHFVGVEFDTYSNSEYNDPPTDHVGIDVNSVDSVKTVPWNSVSGAVVKVTVIYDSSTKTLSVAVTNDNGDITTIAQVVDLKAKLPERVKFGFSASGSLGGRQIHLIRSWSFTSTLITTTRRSIDNNEKKIMNMASA; this is encoded by the coding sequence ATGAAaccattttgtgtttttcttactttctttctcTTGCTAGCAGCAAGTAGTAAGAAGGTGGACTCAGCCGAAACAGTTTCCTTCAACTTCAACTCTTTCAGCGAAGGAAACCCCGCAATAAATTTCCAAGGTGACGTCACTGTTCTTTCAAATGGCAATATACAACTCACGAACCTCAACAAGGTAAATAGCGTCGGCCGTGTTCTTTATGCCATGCCGGTGCGCATTTGGAGCAGTGCCACCGGCAATGTCGCCAGCTTCCTCACCTCCTTCTCTTTCGAGATGAAGGATATCAAAGATTATGATCCTGCCGACGGTATCATCTTTTTCATTGCACCGGAAGATACGCAGATTCCTGCCGGCAGTATTGGTGGTGGAACCTTAGGCGTCTCTGACACTAAAGGGGCGGGTCACTTTGTTGGAGTGGAGTTTGATACCTATTCCAACAGTGAGTACAACGATCCACCCACTGATCACGTTGGAATTGATGTAAATAGCGTGGATTCGGTGAAGACCGTGCCATGGAATAGTGTGAGTGGAGCAGTGGTGAAAGTGACTGTGATATATGACTCTTCAACAAAGACATTGAGTGTTGCTGTGACCAACGACAATGGCGATATTACCACCATTGCTCAAGTTGTTGATTTGAAGGCGAAGCTTCCGGAGAGGGTCAAGTTCGGTTTTTCTGCCTCCGGCTCCCTTGGCGGTCGTCAGATACATCTCATCCGTTCATGGTCTTTCACTTCAACCTTGATAACAACAACCAGAAGAAGCATCGACAATAACgaaaagaaaataatgaataTGGCAAGTGCATGA